The following proteins are co-located in the Vibrio azureus genome:
- the ruvA gene encoding Holliday junction branch migration protein RuvA, with amino-acid sequence MIGRLRGMLLEKQPPEVLIEVNGIGYEVQMPMSCFYELPNIGEEAIIYTHFVVREDAQLLYGFNTVKERALFREVIKANGVGPKLGLGILSGMTASQFVSCVEREDISTLVKLPGVGKKTAERLVVEMKDRLKGWGAGDLFTPHTDAAPADAAQNTSNSAEEEAISALLALGYKPTQASKVVSQIAKADMTSEQLIREALKSMV; translated from the coding sequence GTGATCGGACGTCTTCGTGGCATGCTACTAGAAAAACAGCCCCCTGAAGTTTTAATTGAAGTTAATGGTATTGGTTATGAAGTCCAGATGCCGATGAGTTGTTTCTACGAACTGCCTAATATTGGTGAAGAAGCCATTATATATACTCATTTTGTTGTTCGAGAAGACGCTCAATTGCTTTACGGCTTTAATACTGTCAAAGAACGAGCTCTATTTCGTGAAGTTATTAAAGCCAATGGTGTTGGTCCTAAGCTTGGTTTAGGTATTCTTTCTGGGATGACGGCAAGCCAATTTGTTTCCTGCGTTGAGCGTGAAGATATCTCCACTTTGGTTAAGTTACCAGGTGTTGGTAAGAAAACTGCTGAACGCTTGGTGGTTGAGATGAAAGATCGCCTTAAAGGGTGGGGAGCTGGTGATCTGTTCACTCCACATACAGATGCCGCACCAGCGGATGCTGCCCAGAACACTTCCAATAGCGCAGAAGAGGAAGCGATCAGCGCTTTACTTGCTCTCGGTTACAAACCTACTCAGGCTTCTAAAGTTGTCTCTCAAATTGCCAAAGCGGATATGACCAGTGAGCAACTTATCCGTGAAGCACTAAAATCAATGGTATAA
- the cydA gene encoding cytochrome ubiquinol oxidase subunit I, with the protein MIDVVDLSRLQFALTAMYHFLFVPLTIGMAFLLAIMESMYVMTNKQIYKDMTKFWGKLFGINFALGVATGLTMEFQFGTNWSYYSHYVGDIFGAPLAIEALVAFFLESTFVGLFFFGWDRLSKRQHLAVTWLVALGSNFSALWILIANGWMQNPVGAEFNFETMRMEMVSFADVVLNPVAQVKFVHTVASGYTCGAMFILGVSSYYLLKGRDVAFARRSFAIAASFGIAAILSTIVLGDESGYELGEVQKVKLAAVEAEWHTEPAPAAFTLFGLPNQEKRKTEYAVKIPYLMGIIATRSFDEQVIGLRELRDSHVDRIRSGMYAYELLEKLRAGDKSEANVAAFDEVKGDLGYGLLLKRYTDKVVDATEEQIQAAADDSIPTVWPLFSAFRIMVGCGFIMLFVFGAAFIQTCRQKIEQKPWLLKAALFSIPLPWIAIEAGWFVAEFGRQPWAVGEILPVHVAASALTAGEIWTSLFAILALYTVFLIAEVYLMVKFARKGPSSLKTGRYHFEQNVDTVEDKVNRQVEA; encoded by the coding sequence ATGATTGACGTAGTTGATCTATCGCGGCTGCAATTTGCACTAACCGCGATGTATCACTTCCTATTTGTACCTTTGACGATTGGTATGGCCTTCTTGCTGGCTATCATGGAGTCAATGTACGTGATGACGAACAAGCAAATCTATAAGGACATGACTAAGTTCTGGGGTAAGCTGTTCGGTATAAACTTCGCTCTTGGTGTGGCAACAGGCCTAACCATGGAGTTCCAATTTGGTACAAACTGGTCTTACTACTCTCACTATGTCGGTGATATTTTTGGTGCACCGTTAGCGATTGAAGCCCTAGTTGCCTTCTTCCTAGAATCAACATTTGTTGGTCTGTTCTTTTTTGGTTGGGATCGCTTATCGAAACGACAACACTTGGCCGTTACATGGTTAGTTGCTCTTGGCTCTAATTTTTCTGCGTTATGGATCCTGATCGCCAACGGTTGGATGCAAAACCCAGTCGGTGCAGAATTTAACTTCGAAACCATGCGTATGGAGATGGTGAGCTTTGCTGATGTGGTTCTTAACCCAGTCGCTCAAGTTAAATTTGTTCATACTGTTGCGTCAGGTTATACCTGTGGTGCGATGTTTATCTTAGGTGTGAGTTCTTATTACCTTCTTAAAGGGCGTGATGTGGCGTTTGCTCGCCGTTCATTCGCGATTGCAGCATCATTTGGTATTGCTGCGATTCTTTCTACTATCGTTTTGGGCGACGAATCTGGCTATGAGCTTGGTGAAGTTCAGAAGGTTAAGTTAGCCGCAGTTGAAGCAGAATGGCATACAGAGCCTGCTCCTGCTGCTTTCACTCTGTTTGGGCTTCCAAACCAAGAGAAAAGGAAAACGGAATACGCAGTTAAGATCCCTTATTTGATGGGTATTATCGCTACACGTTCGTTTGATGAGCAAGTGATTGGCCTGCGTGAATTGCGCGATAGCCATGTAGATAGAATTCGTAGTGGTATGTACGCTTACGAATTACTTGAAAAGCTTCGTGCAGGTGACAAATCTGAAGCAAACGTTGCTGCATTTGATGAAGTAAAAGGCGACTTGGGTTACGGTTTACTTCTTAAACGTTACACAGATAAAGTTGTTGACGCTACTGAAGAGCAAATCCAAGCAGCGGCTGATGATTCTATCCCAACAGTGTGGCCTCTTTTCAGTGCGTTCCGCATCATGGTTGGCTGTGGATTCATTATGCTGTTCGTATTCGGTGCGGCGTTTATTCAAACATGCCGTCAAAAAATCGAGCAGAAACCGTGGTTGCTAAAAGCGGCACTATTCAGCATTCCATTACCTTGGATTGCAATTGAAGCAGGTTGGTTTGTCGCTGAATTTGGTCGTCAACCTTGGGCTGTTGGTGAAATTCTGCCAGTTCATGTTGCTGCTTCAGCGTTAACTGCTGGAGAAATTTGGACATCACTATTTGCAATTTTAGCGCTTTACACTGTCTTCTTAATCGCGGAAGTGTACTTAATGGTTAAGTTTGCTCGTAAAGGACCTAGCAGTCTTAAAACAGGTAGATACCACTTTGAACAAAACGTGGATACTGTTGAAGACAAAGTTAACCGTCAAGTAGAAGCGTAA
- the aspS gene encoding aspartate--tRNA ligase — protein sequence MRTHYCGHLNKSLAGQTVELCGWVNRRRDLGGLIFIDMRDREGIVQVVVDPDMADAYEVANTLRNEFCIKLTGEVRVRPESQVNKDMATGEVEILAKGLEIINRSDVLPLDFNQKNSEEQRLKYRYLDLRRPEMSDRIKLRAKASSFVRRFLDDNGFLDIETPVLTKATPEGARDYLVPSRVHKGSFYALPQSPQLFKQLLMMSGFDRYYQIVKCFRDEDLRADRQPEFTQIDIETSFMTAEQVRSTTEKMVRDMWQELLDVDLGEFPIMPFSEAMRRFGSDKPDLRNPLELVDVADLVKDVEFKVFSGPANDEKGRVAVIRVPGGAQLTRKQIDSYGEFVGIYGAKGLAWMKVNDRAAGMEGIQSPVAKFLNEEVINGILDRTQAESGDIILFGADKANTVSEAMGALRLKLGKDLELTDESAWAPLWVVDFPMFEEDDEGNLHAMHHPFTSPLGVTAEELKANPAAANSNAYDMVLNGYEVGGGSVRIHNAEMQSAVFDILGIEADEQQAKFGFLLDALKFGTPPHAGLAFGLDRLVMLLCGTENIRDVIAFPKTTNASCLLTDAPSLANPAALEELAIAVTVAKEKEAE from the coding sequence ATGCGTACCCATTACTGTGGTCACCTGAACAAGTCCCTTGCAGGACAAACTGTAGAACTGTGCGGCTGGGTTAACCGTCGTCGTGATTTAGGCGGTCTTATTTTTATCGATATGCGAGATCGTGAAGGTATCGTTCAGGTAGTTGTTGATCCAGATATGGCAGATGCGTATGAAGTGGCTAACACACTTCGTAATGAGTTCTGTATCAAACTCACGGGTGAAGTACGCGTACGCCCAGAAAGCCAAGTAAACAAAGATATGGCAACAGGTGAAGTTGAGATTCTTGCTAAAGGTCTTGAAATCATCAACCGTTCTGACGTTTTGCCTCTAGACTTCAACCAAAAGAACTCTGAAGAGCAACGTCTGAAGTACCGTTACCTAGATCTACGTCGTCCAGAAATGAGCGACCGCATCAAGCTACGTGCTAAAGCATCTAGCTTTGTTCGTCGCTTCCTAGATGACAACGGTTTCCTAGACATCGAAACGCCAGTACTAACAAAAGCGACACCAGAAGGCGCTCGTGACTATCTAGTACCTAGCCGTGTTCATAAAGGCAGCTTTTACGCGCTTCCTCAGTCTCCACAGCTATTCAAACAGCTTCTGATGATGTCTGGTTTCGACCGTTACTACCAAATCGTTAAGTGTTTCCGTGATGAAGATTTGCGTGCTGACCGTCAACCAGAATTCACTCAGATCGATATCGAAACGTCTTTCATGACGGCTGAGCAAGTTCGTTCGACGACTGAGAAAATGGTGCGTGATATGTGGCAAGAGCTGCTAGACGTTGATCTAGGTGAGTTCCCAATCATGCCATTCTCTGAAGCGATGCGTCGTTTCGGTAGCGATAAGCCAGATCTACGTAATCCACTAGAACTCGTGGATGTTGCTGACCTAGTTAAAGATGTAGAGTTCAAAGTATTCTCAGGTCCAGCTAACGATGAAAAAGGTCGCGTAGCAGTTATCCGTGTACCAGGTGGTGCTCAGCTGACTCGTAAGCAAATCGACAGCTACGGTGAGTTCGTTGGTATTTACGGTGCGAAAGGCCTAGCATGGATGAAGGTTAACGACCGTGCAGCAGGCATGGAAGGTATCCAATCTCCAGTGGCTAAGTTCCTAAACGAAGAGGTGATCAACGGCATTCTAGATCGCACTCAAGCAGAATCTGGTGACATCATCCTATTCGGCGCAGACAAAGCAAACACTGTATCTGAAGCTATGGGCGCACTGCGTCTGAAACTAGGTAAAGATCTAGAGCTAACAGATGAGTCTGCATGGGCGCCACTATGGGTTGTTGACTTCCCAATGTTTGAAGAAGACGATGAAGGTAATCTTCACGCGATGCATCACCCATTCACATCGCCTTTAGGTGTGACTGCAGAGGAGCTAAAAGCGAACCCAGCAGCAGCAAACTCAAACGCATACGACATGGTTCTGAACGGCTATGAAGTAGGCGGCGGTTCTGTACGTATCCACAACGCAGAAATGCAATCAGCAGTATTTGATATCCTAGGTATTGAAGCTGATGAGCAGCAAGCGAAGTTTGGCTTCCTGCTTGATGCACTGAAATTTGGAACACCTCCACATGCAGGCCTGGCATTCGGTCTAGATCGTCTCGTTATGCTGTTATGTGGTACAGAGAACATCCGTGATGTTATCGCCTTCCCTAAAACAACCAACGCGTCTTGTTTGCTAACAGATGCCCCAAGTCTTGCAAATCCAGCAGCTCTAGAAGAGCTAGCGATTGCTGTAACGGTTGCGAAAGAGAAAGAAGCTGAATAA
- the tolA gene encoding cell envelope integrity protein TolA produces MKDNKKRTKPYAMPVGTSLFLHALLIAALIWGADMAVSKPEPSGQMVQAVVIDPKLVQQQAKEIRQQREKAAKKEQARLDKLRRDAEALEKNRKAEEEQIRKLKEQQAKDAKAAREAEALKKKKEQERKAEELRAKKEKQRAEQAEKQRLAKEEAARKAEQKKIAQEKAAKAAEEKARREREAAEKAEKQRIAKEKAAKAAAEKARKEKQRLEKIERERKEQEAALNDIFSGLESETELNNVAQNRHMESEIGRFAAIYTQMIEKRIIKDDYLLGKSCRVNIRLISAGDEMMVASVKVLNGDARVCAAAKSAIAQVGTFPKSKDDSINNKLKDINLTVAL; encoded by the coding sequence ATGAAAGATAATAAGAAGAGAACCAAACCTTATGCGATGCCCGTGGGCACATCCTTATTTTTGCATGCTTTGTTAATTGCGGCATTAATTTGGGGAGCTGATATGGCGGTTTCAAAACCTGAGCCTTCAGGGCAGATGGTTCAAGCGGTTGTGATTGATCCAAAGTTGGTTCAGCAACAAGCAAAAGAAATTCGCCAACAACGAGAAAAAGCAGCAAAAAAAGAGCAAGCCAGATTAGACAAGCTTAGACGTGATGCTGAGGCCTTGGAAAAAAACCGAAAAGCAGAAGAAGAGCAAATCCGCAAGCTGAAAGAACAGCAAGCGAAAGATGCTAAAGCAGCTCGTGAAGCTGAAGCACTGAAAAAGAAAAAAGAGCAGGAACGTAAAGCAGAAGAGCTCAGAGCTAAAAAAGAAAAGCAACGAGCTGAGCAAGCAGAAAAACAGCGTCTTGCTAAAGAAGAAGCTGCGCGTAAAGCTGAACAAAAGAAAATAGCGCAGGAAAAAGCCGCTAAAGCTGCAGAAGAAAAGGCACGTCGAGAACGTGAAGCCGCAGAAAAAGCTGAAAAGCAACGTATTGCAAAAGAAAAAGCAGCAAAGGCTGCGGCAGAGAAAGCCCGTAAGGAAAAACAAAGATTAGAAAAAATAGAGCGTGAACGGAAGGAGCAAGAAGCGGCTCTTAACGATATTTTTTCCGGACTAGAAAGTGAAACAGAACTTAATAACGTCGCTCAAAATCGACACATGGAGTCAGAAATAGGCCGCTTTGCTGCTATTTATACACAAATGATTGAAAAGCGAATTATTAAGGATGATTACCTGTTGGGAAAGTCATGCCGCGTGAATATCAGGCTCATCTCTGCAGGGGATGAAATGATGGTCGCAAGTGTGAAAGTTCTAAATGGTGATGCACGAGTTTGTGCCGCTGCTAAAAGTGCCATTGCACAAGTTGGCACCTTTCCAAAATCGAAAGACGACTCTATTAACAATAAGCTGAAAGATATTAATTTAACGGTTGCTCTATAA
- the ruvB gene encoding Holliday junction branch migration DNA helicase RuvB produces the protein MIEADRLIAPDNPSFQDEDVIDRAIRPKKLADYQGQDHVREQMEIFIKAAQLRNEALDHLLIFGPPGLGKTTLANIVANEMEVNIRTTSGPVLEKAGDLAALLTNLEENDVLFIDEIHRLSPMVEEVLYPAMEDYQLDIMIGEGPAARSIKIDLPPFTLIGATTRAGSLTSPLRDRFGITQRLEYYKVSDLQDIVQRSADCLGLSMESEGALEVARRARGTPRIANRLLRRVRDYAEVKGNGHICAEIAGKALDMLDVDAKGFDYMDRKLLLAIMEKFGGGPVGLDNMAAAIGEEKDTIEDVLEPYLIQQGYLQRTPRGRIATDRAYLHFGLQK, from the coding sequence ATGATTGAAGCGGATCGTTTAATTGCGCCAGATAACCCATCTTTTCAGGATGAAGATGTCATTGATCGCGCTATACGCCCCAAGAAGTTGGCCGATTATCAAGGGCAGGATCATGTCCGTGAACAAATGGAAATTTTCATCAAAGCGGCTCAGTTAAGAAATGAAGCTCTCGACCATCTACTGATCTTTGGCCCTCCTGGATTGGGTAAAACAACATTAGCAAATATTGTTGCGAATGAAATGGAAGTGAATATCCGGACAACCTCTGGTCCCGTCTTAGAAAAAGCAGGTGATCTTGCGGCGTTGTTAACCAATTTAGAAGAGAACGATGTTCTTTTTATCGATGAGATCCATCGTCTAAGTCCAATGGTTGAAGAGGTCCTTTATCCAGCAATGGAAGATTACCAGCTGGATATCATGATCGGAGAAGGGCCAGCTGCACGATCTATTAAGATTGATTTGCCTCCATTTACATTAATCGGTGCAACAACTCGAGCGGGGTCACTTACTTCACCACTGCGTGATCGCTTCGGTATTACTCAGCGTCTGGAGTACTATAAAGTGAGCGACTTGCAGGATATTGTCCAACGTAGCGCGGATTGTCTTGGATTATCTATGGAATCTGAGGGCGCTCTTGAAGTTGCACGGCGTGCACGTGGAACACCTCGTATCGCAAACCGCCTGTTACGTCGTGTACGTGATTATGCCGAAGTGAAAGGAAATGGTCATATCTGTGCTGAAATTGCAGGTAAGGCACTCGATATGCTTGATGTCGACGCCAAAGGTTTTGATTATATGGACCGGAAACTGCTGCTGGCCATTATGGAAAAATTTGGTGGTGGGCCTGTTGGGTTGGATAATATGGCGGCCGCTATAGGTGAAGAAAAAGACACGATAGAAGATGTACTAGAACCTTATCTTATTCAGCAGGGTTATTTGCAGCGAACACCACGTGGAAGAATTGCCACTGATCGCGCCTATCTTCACTTTGGTTTACAAAAGTAA
- the tolQ gene encoding protein TolQ, whose translation MTADISILDLFLQASLLVKLVMLILLGMSIASWAMIIQRSKVLSQATKDSEKFEDKFWSGTDLSQLYQKAKTRKDDITGTEEIFYAGFTEFARLRNSHANSPDYIMEGTGRAMRVAVAREVDDLETSLPFLATVGSISPYIGLFGTVWGIMHAFIALGEVKQATLSMVAPGIAEALIATAMGLFAAIPAVMAYNRLSNKVSKLEHNYATFSEEFHSILHRQAMAGRDGVAKD comes from the coding sequence GTGACTGCTGATATTTCTATCTTAGACCTTTTTCTTCAGGCAAGTTTGCTTGTTAAACTAGTCATGCTTATTTTGTTGGGGATGTCGATTGCCTCGTGGGCAATGATCATTCAACGTAGTAAAGTTCTCTCTCAAGCGACAAAGGACTCAGAAAAATTTGAGGACAAGTTTTGGTCTGGAACAGACTTGTCACAGCTTTATCAAAAAGCGAAGACCCGTAAGGATGATATCACAGGAACTGAAGAGATTTTTTACGCCGGTTTTACTGAGTTTGCCCGTTTAAGAAACAGTCATGCGAATTCGCCTGACTACATTATGGAAGGAACCGGCCGCGCAATGCGTGTTGCGGTTGCGAGAGAAGTGGATGATTTAGAAACCAGTTTGCCATTTTTGGCAACAGTAGGTTCTATCAGCCCTTATATTGGCCTTTTCGGTACCGTTTGGGGAATCATGCATGCCTTCATCGCGTTAGGTGAAGTAAAACAAGCCACGCTTTCTATGGTAGCGCCTGGTATTGCTGAAGCGTTGATTGCGACTGCGATGGGCCTATTTGCAGCCATTCCCGCAGTAATGGCATATAACCGTCTAAGCAATAAAGTGAGTAAGTTGGAACATAATTACGCGACTTTTTCCGAAGAGTTTCACAGTATTCTCCACCGTCAAGCCATGGCGGGTAGAGATGGTGTAGCAAAGGACTAA
- the tolR gene encoding protein TolR yields the protein MAGYQPKKRKMTAEINVVPYIDVMLVLLIIFMATAPFVTQGVDVDLPKTSTAESMQDLAGDTDSSFIIIEIDRDGNLGLSVNNEEVQRGLTIQDVIVKVSAERQLNPDAPVAVGGDAATPYSEVVLVLDELSRAGIPKVGLMTEIKE from the coding sequence ATGGCAGGTTACCAACCGAAAAAGAGAAAAATGACCGCCGAGATTAACGTTGTTCCTTATATTGACGTTATGTTGGTGTTATTGATCATTTTTATGGCAACAGCGCCCTTTGTGACTCAAGGTGTCGATGTGGACTTACCTAAAACATCTACGGCTGAATCTATGCAAGATTTAGCTGGGGATACTGATAGTAGCTTTATCATTATTGAGATTGATCGTGATGGAAATTTAGGCCTAAGCGTCAATAATGAAGAAGTTCAGCGTGGTTTAACCATTCAAGATGTCATTGTTAAAGTCAGTGCTGAACGTCAGCTCAACCCTGATGCACCTGTCGCTGTAGGTGGCGATGCCGCAACACCATACTCAGAAGTTGTTTTGGTATTAGATGAACTAAGTCGAGCTGGCATTCCTAAAGTAGGTCTGATGACTGAGATTAAGGAATAG
- the ruvC gene encoding crossover junction endodeoxyribonuclease RuvC, producing the protein MSIILGIDPGSRITGYGVIRQQGRHLHYLGSGCIRTSEKELPGRLKQIYAGVTEIITQFQPDVFAIEQVFMAKNADSALKLGQARGSAIVAAVNADLPVYEYAARLIKQAVVGTGGADKVQVQHMVQHMLKLPAKPQADAADALGVAICHANTNKTLVALAGKATSAKKGRYR; encoded by the coding sequence ATGTCCATAATTTTAGGCATTGACCCAGGCTCTCGCATTACGGGATATGGGGTCATACGTCAACAAGGTCGTCACTTGCATTATCTCGGCAGCGGTTGTATTCGTACTTCTGAAAAGGAACTGCCCGGTCGACTCAAGCAAATTTACGCTGGCGTAACAGAAATCATTACTCAATTTCAGCCTGATGTCTTTGCTATCGAACAAGTGTTTATGGCTAAAAATGCTGATTCAGCCTTAAAGTTGGGTCAAGCTCGTGGCAGTGCGATTGTCGCTGCGGTGAATGCAGATTTACCCGTTTACGAATACGCTGCCCGTCTCATTAAACAGGCGGTAGTGGGCACTGGTGGTGCTGATAAAGTTCAAGTACAGCACATGGTGCAACATATGTTGAAATTGCCAGCCAAGCCTCAAGCTGATGCGGCTGATGCGCTAGGGGTGGCGATTTGTCATGCCAATACCAATAAAACATTAGTGGCATTGGCAGGTAAGGCGACCAGTGCCAAAAAAGGTCGTTATCGATAG
- the ybgE gene encoding cyd operon protein YbgE — MSKLATKIERLHSPMDNSLLKALSLALGFLNAGLVLWNPEVYNQAIGGFNAVIAPALIWAICSSVIYGVGFKPRNWYWQILFSPYFSLTILVYLTISFFM; from the coding sequence GTGAGTAAACTCGCTACTAAGATAGAACGCCTCCATAGCCCGATGGATAATAGCTTGTTAAAGGCTTTATCTTTGGCTCTTGGGTTCTTAAACGCAGGGTTAGTGCTTTGGAACCCTGAAGTCTATAATCAAGCGATTGGCGGTTTTAATGCCGTCATCGCTCCAGCGTTGATTTGGGCTATTTGTTCAAGTGTTATATACGGTGTAGGGTTTAAACCAAGAAATTGGTACTGGCAAATTCTCTTCAGTCCATATTTCTCCTTAACTATCTTAGTCTATCTAACGATAAGCTTTTTCATGTGA
- the cydX gene encoding cytochrome bd-I oxidase subunit CydX encodes MWYFAWILGVLLACAFGIINALWLEHTEMMDKDSE; translated from the coding sequence ATGTGGTATTTTGCATGGATACTAGGTGTACTTCTTGCCTGTGCATTTGGCATTATTAATGCGCTTTGGTTAGAGCATACAGAAATGATGGATAAAGATAGTGAGTAA
- the cydB gene encoding cytochrome d ubiquinol oxidase subunit II: MFDYETLRLIWWVLIGVLLIGFAITDGFDMGVGALVPIIGRSDNQRRVMINSIAPHWDGNQVWLITAGGALFAAWPLVYATSFSGFYLAMILTLAALWLRPIGLDYRSKIEDPKWRNTWDICISISGFVPPIIFGVAFGNLLQGVPFELSDFLMPTYHGSFFGLLNPFALLCGLVSLFMILMQGSSWLQMKTTGDVHRRARGVAQLMAVLTVVAFVFAGFLIQDMKGYVIAGSIDPSAASNPLNKVVELAPGAWMNNFNTYPLMWAAPILGVVMPLLTFLASRFEKCGFAFLTSSLGNAGVILTAGFAMFPFIMPSSRMPNHSLTIWDATSSELTLNIMTGVAFVMVPIILMYTSWTYYKMFGRLDDKFIEENKNSLY, translated from the coding sequence ATGTTTGATTACGAAACCTTACGACTTATTTGGTGGGTACTAATAGGTGTCCTACTGATTGGTTTTGCTATAACAGATGGCTTCGATATGGGAGTGGGAGCACTTGTTCCTATTATCGGCAGAAGTGATAACCAGCGTCGTGTCATGATTAACTCAATTGCACCGCACTGGGATGGAAACCAAGTTTGGTTAATTACAGCGGGTGGTGCACTTTTCGCTGCATGGCCACTCGTCTACGCTACGTCATTCTCAGGCTTCTATCTGGCAATGATCTTGACCCTTGCTGCTTTATGGCTTCGCCCGATTGGTCTTGATTACCGCTCAAAGATTGAAGATCCTAAATGGCGTAATACATGGGATATCTGTATCTCGATCAGTGGCTTTGTTCCGCCGATTATTTTTGGTGTTGCTTTTGGTAACCTGCTGCAAGGTGTGCCTTTTGAACTTAGTGACTTTTTAATGCCGACATACCATGGTTCATTCTTTGGCTTGCTGAACCCATTTGCTTTACTTTGTGGGCTGGTTAGTTTGTTTATGATCCTAATGCAAGGTTCATCATGGTTGCAGATGAAAACCACAGGTGATGTTCACAGACGTGCGCGTGGTGTGGCTCAGCTAATGGCTGTGTTAACAGTGGTTGCTTTTGTGTTTGCTGGTTTTCTAATTCAAGATATGAAGGGTTATGTTATTGCAGGTAGCATCGATCCAAGTGCAGCGTCTAACCCATTGAATAAAGTAGTCGAGCTTGCCCCAGGTGCATGGATGAATAACTTTAATACTTATCCATTGATGTGGGCTGCGCCTATCTTGGGAGTAGTAATGCCATTATTGACATTCCTAGCTTCTCGATTTGAAAAATGTGGATTTGCGTTTTTGACGTCAAGCTTAGGCAATGCAGGTGTTATCTTAACCGCTGGTTTTGCTATGTTCCCATTCATTATGCCATCTAGCAGAATGCCAAATCATAGTTTAACAATTTGGGATGCGACTTCATCTGAATTAACGCTCAATATCATGACTGGTGTTGCTTTCGTTATGGTGCCAATCATCCTTATGTACACATCTTGGACTTACTACAAGATGTTTGGCCGCTTGGATGATAAGTTCATCGAAGAAAATAAAAACTCACTTTACTAG